The Atribacterota bacterium genome segment CTACATTCACTGAATTACGGCTACTTCTTGCCACAACATATATTCTATTTTTCATTTTTACTAGTACGAAGATAATATCACTGTTCATAATTTCTATTAATTTGTGAGTAATTAGAGCTAAACCTTCAACATATTCTTTAACATTGGTCTTGGCGAATACAACATTAACGCCTTTAAAATACAATTCTTGAGAGGTAGAAATAAGTTGATTTAGTAATTTTTTTTGTTTTTGGTTCAGACCTATATTGGTAAATTTATTTACTGTCCTTAAATTCACTCCAATTGAAAAAAGATAACTTAAAACATCTATGTCATCTTTAGTAGTAGTAGAAAAAGAGATAGAGCCAGTATCCTCATAAATACCCAGGGCAAATAAAGTAGATTCTAAAGGTGTTATAGAGATGTTTTTTTTAATAATTATCTTCAATAATATTGTTGTAGTTGCCCCAACTTTTTCTATTTTATTTTTATTGGAAAAGATATCATTTTCTGCAGGGGGATGGTGATCATATATGACTATTGACAAGTTTTCTTTATTTAAAATCGACTCAAATTGACCTATTCTATCTCTTTGCCTAGTATCGACAATAATTAATTCTGTTATTTTTTCTAAATCAATAGTTTTTAACGAAGAAATATTTAAGGTATTTTCGTATAATAAAAGAAATTTCCTAACATTTTCTTCAATAGCACCAGGAAAAATAGCGAAAGCGTCCGGATATATTTTTTTAGCAGCAATCATAGCTGCTAGACAGTCAAAATCTGCACTGGTATGACCAATAATTACTTTCATAATATTCTATCCATTTTAAATAAAAAAAAATTAGCAATTTTGGGCAAAACAAATTTAATAGTATTTTTTTGAAACAAGTAGAGAATAAAACTAATTTTTAGATTAGCTTAGTACTTTTAATATTAATGGTTTCTTACTTATTTTTTTATCTGTGATATAGAAGGCTTTTGGGACATTTTCTTCAATTAAATTATAGCTTTCGACGTTATTATAATAAATAGTAGCTAGAGTATCATTTACATCAACCTGATCACCAATTTTTTTCCTTAGAACTAATCCCACTGATAAATCAATATTATCATCTTTTTTCTTTCTGCCAGCACCCAGTGACATTGCAGCTTGACCAATTGTTCTGGCATCTATCTTTTTAATAAAACCTCTTTTAGGAGAATAAATATTTTCTTGATATTTTGATTTAGGAAGTAAAGAAGGTTTTCTTATTTGATTTACATCTCCATTTTGGTTTTTCACTATCTCTATAAACTTATTTAAAGCCTTACCGCTTATTATAATTTTCTCTAATAAATTAATTCCATCTTGTTGTTTTTTTACAATACCACCAGCAACTAACATATATGAACCAAGGAAAAGACATAACTCTTTTAAATCTGATGGTCCCCTGTTATTTAATAGTTCTATTGCTTCTTGAACTTCTAGAGAATTACCGACAGCATATCCTAATGGTTGATCCATAGAGGATATAACTACATATGTTTTTTTATTATTACTTTTTCCAATGTTCACCATTATTTTGCCTAAAGAAATTGCATCTGAAATATTTTGTAAAAAAGCACCATTTCCAACAGTTACATTAAGCACAAAAGCATCTGCA includes the following:
- a CDS encoding thymidine phosphorylase translates to MDIINIIERKKNKLPLNENEINFVIVEYLKGNIPDYQMSAFLMTIWFNGMNYEETNNLTMAMSRSGKILNLNSIPGIKVDKHSTGGVGDKTTLALIPMVAAAGVPVPKISGRALGHTGGTIDKLESIKNFNTDLPIERFIENINKIKSSIISANIDISPADKKIYALRDVTGTIDSIPLIASSIMSKKIAGGADAFVLNVTVGNGAFLQNISDAISLGKIMVNIGKSNNKKTYVVISSMDQPLGYAVGNSLEVQEAIELLNNRGPSDLKELCLFLGSYMLVAGGIVKKQQDGINLLEKIIISGKALNKFIEIVKNQNGDVNQIRKPSLLPKSKYQENIYSPKRGFIKKIDARTIGQAAMSLGAGRKKKDDNIDLSVGLVLRKKIGDQVDVNDTLATIYYNNVESYNLIEENVPKAFYITDKKISKKPLILKVLS